The Ahaetulla prasina isolate Xishuangbanna chromosome 7, ASM2864084v1, whole genome shotgun sequence genome segment TTAGTACGTAAGCAGTTTACCATAGAGATAATCTGAGGAGAAATCACTCCAAATAAGTTTTTGCTCTATTTCAAAATACTTTTAACATTTATAACTTAAATTTATCATAATGTCAATTTAAAGAATGACATTGATTTAAGGAGAGGGAATGTTGTTGTTTAAGGACATTAGGGCAACTATTTCCCCATCTTCTCTTCACCAGTAATCAATATTTTAGTTTCTTCCCATTCAGTTGTTTCATCTAGGAGTTCCTTCCAAGGACAGTTACTttcacaaaagcactgaaaaaaatgtagcAGGGCTTAAGTCATCAAAGTGAAGAGATTGAAATCTAGATATTATCATGGCTTTAATTAAAGTACAGGTTAAAGTGAGGGTAAAGGACAGTGAAACAAGTTAATTATTTAAGGGCAGCCTTAATTAAAAACTGTTGATGGGAACTAGGGGGCAGCAACACCAAGGTGATCTTGGCTGATCTTAGAAAGGCAGGACCTGATCAATACTTGGAAAAAGAGACTAACTCTCTAGGGTTGAAGGCTACCCTGGgcaaaccaaaaggaaaaaaacaatccaatccaatccttgAAGAAGGTTGTAGCAATCTTCTTTCATAATATCAAGAAAAATATATGGAAATGGCCACACATTTTACTAGGAATTGAGCTCAATTCAGGGAttgcttactttaaaaaaaactatagctAAAAATGATAATGGCTCATTTTATGGATTTCTGTAGCTAAACTATTTACAGACAGTCAGTTGTAAGGCCAAAACAATgtattattttcttctgttcaattgcatccagttttttgAGACTGCCTCAACAAGCTAGATATGGCAAGGAAAATCAGGAGGCTTtgcaaaaataatagaaaaggatTTTTACAGTACTGGATCTTTGGTGTAAATGCTAGAGATATTTTTAccaatgaagtttttttttcatcttaCATTTCTATTTCCATTCATAGATACTCTACATAGAAGGAAAAAACACCCATTCTATAGGGATCAGTTTTACAGTCAGCTGCATTTAGTATAAGAAATAACATAGATCACCTTGCAATCTGTATTGTACAACTGAGAACTAAACCTTTTCCCTTCCATCACAGCATCAATTAATAACTTGTAAAGAAAGGAGGCAGAAATATCTGTACAAAAGGAATGTATTTGCTCTTTATTTCGTCCCAAACTAAGTTCCAAgaataatacatttattaaagTACAAGTAGTCCCTAACTTATGACCATAGTTGGGACCAAAATTTTGATCACTAAGAAatgaagttgttaagcaaattatcaCATGACTGGATCCAATTCTACTATCATTtttactgtggtcattaagcaaatcacatggctgttaagtgaatcaaatgattgttaagtaaatctggcttcccacttgtcagaagccagcaagGAAGTTCACAAATCACAGTGATGTgaccatttaaaatatattaataatttaaaatatgaattgattgccaagcacccagattgtAATCATGTAACCAAGGGGATGGTGCGATAGTCATAACTTTAAggacaggtcataagtcacttttcctgAGACCAATGTAAGTTTGAactatcattaaatgaatggctgtaagttgtggactacctgtacaacattTTGAACTTATAGATGCTTTGAGTGTTATCCTAAGGGAGCATTATTAGTGGCTGGAAAGTAAGAACAATAAGAAGGATGATCAGAGGGAAATCTCACAAAGTgtttttcaaagggcaactggattttgttttttgcttgtttcgcttctcatccaagaagcttcttcagttctgaacagaGTCAAAACTGAATAAGCgtcatggatgagaagcaaaatgtcttcctccaggaaaaaacaaaagtccagttgccttttgaaaaagcacctttgagacaatcatgaCCGAGATACGACTGAGAATCACCATAGATAATCAGAGGGAAATGAAATGTAAAAAGTTCAGCCAGGGCATGTTACTTATAGAGATATTAGCCATTAACAGAATAGTTGTTTGGTGTGgcacaaaacattttccccttgatTGGCATACTGTAGTGGGATAATGACTATATCTCATGTGTTAAACAAAGATAAATATCAGAGCTAATAGATTTTAAGTTGGCGGCTTTGGGATGACGTTGGTCACTGTAAAACTTGAATGGCTAGGGGGGATTCTGCCTGCTTGCTTGCCTTTCTTATTTCTGAACAGTTCTCATAGAAAAAGTGGTCCCATTCTGGTGTCCTGTCCTtttcactggttttttttttccccttgcagttCACAATGAAAGCCCTCCAAATCAGCATGCCCCTGGCTTTTCTTGTGCTCCCATTCTTTGTGCTTGGGGCTCCCGGTGAGGAGCTTGGTCGGCAAGAAGTCCCCACCAACTTGAATGGTTGCAAGAGATGTTGTGATTCTCTAGATGTCCCTGGGTCCTCCGAAGCCAGTCTTGGTACAGACAGACCTCAAGCTTTGCCATTCGTAATGCCAGAAGTTCGTCCATATATCAATATCACAATTCTGAAAGGTAAGCTATTATCATCTGCTACGTTCTGACTCATTCTACATTCTCATTGTTTCCTCCTCATTTCATCTCTTTACCTAAATCAAATTGGAAACATCCCTGGCAGGATCTtgtgatttgtttgtttgccttaatAAATCGTCATGCATATTATTGTGCTAAATACATGTGCATCATCTTTCCCAAGCCAATAACTGTCAACCATCATGGAAATGTTTATTTAGGGAAAGAATAATTGACCACATTAAACCTTTAGTCATCTATCCCTCGGCTGTACTGGCCAAACATGTTGGGAAAttagtccaaaacatctggagtgaCAAGTTGGAAAATTCTGCTATAAAGTCTCATTTGGTTAAAAAGTCAGTTAGCAGTTAGCACAGGTGAGGACCAAAACATGCCATTTCTTCAGGCAAAATTAAAGCACATTTAATACAGATAAAACAGAGGCCTGTTAAATACAGGTTAAACTTAAAATTCTTCTCCATCTGGGTCATTCAAGCATCTCCTTAGGGCAGGATCTGTTACCCCATGTTCTATCATATCCTGCATCACCCCCGATGTTCCACCTCCCTTTCTTGAATTTTGTAGTGTCCTTTAATTATGGTTGCTAGAGATGCTACACATGCATGAAAATACATTGTAAGGCAGGATTTTGAAACCACCCATAAGCAATGGTTGTCTTCCACAGCTTTCTTTCCTGTCCTCCTTTCCACAGGAGAAAAAGGAgatcaaggagagtctggagtTCCTGGGAAATGGGGCAAAGAGGGACCCCCTGGTGATCGGGGACCCCAGGGTCCAAAGGGCAGCAAGGGACAAATGGGGGCACCTGGAGATCCCTGCAAGCACCAGTATGCAGCTTTCTCAGTGGGCCGGAAGAAGGCTCTCCACAGTAATGAAGGCTACCAGGCTTTGATCTTTGACACTGTCTTTGTGAACCTCTATAGCCACTTTGACATGTTTAAGGGTAAGTTCTACTGCTATGTGGCTGGCCTGTATTTTTTCAGTCTCAATGTCCACACCTGGAATTTCAAGGAGACCTACATGCACGTCATGCGGAATGACCAAGAGGAAGTCATTCTCTATGCTCAACCCAGTGACCGCAGCATCATGCAAAGCCAGAGTTTAATGCTGGAGCTACGGGAGAACGATGAGGTTTGGGTGCGTCTGTACAAGCGACAGCGTGACAACGCCATCTACAGTGACGATGTGGATATCTACATCACTTTCAGTGGTTATTTGATCAAGCCCAGTCTTGAATAGCTGTTTTCCTCCAAAGCACAAATTCAACCTCTAAACATCCTCTTGATTTCCTGCGAACGTCTGCAAATAATACAGAAAATGAccaaaaaatctgaaaaaaagagagagcactgaagaaactctttttttcttttgagaatgctatctgaaaaaaaaatattaatgggtCAAAAAAACTCCAGAAATTTGCTGATTTATGTGTCCTTCTCAAGACTGGATGTGATTGTAAGTATGGACTGGAAACCCTAAGCAGTCTCGTGAAATTTCTGTACCTGCTAACTCAGAATCATTTGGTAAACATCTTTGTTTGGACATAACATTTCCTAAGCAGAATGTTCTGAATTAGATTGTTTACATGAGCTAAACTCTCTGAGGTATCTCAAGCGAGCTAAGTTACGGTATCTTATCTACAAATCTACAAACCAAATGTAGGTCAGCCAAAATATGTTATTTTGGCATTTCAAGTGCCTGACAGCCCCTCTTCTTTTTGCTAAGAATTCTTGGTGGGAAAACCTTATATGACTGATAGTTGCCATCACCTTCACAAAATTTACCTTTGTAAATGTTCTATATGGTTGGCAAATGTAACTGTGATCTGTGCATCTGTCTAATGGACATGTAATACACTGTATAACACTGTAGGGATCGCTTCCGTCACTAAACATATGCAGGGTTAGGATTTAGCCCTGGTGGCAAAAGAGTAAAAATAATGCTTCCAATTTATCCCCCAAATCAGAAGATTCCTAAAGAGGTTCCATGCTAGGTGCCTAAAATTATATTGTAATTGATTGAATCGCAACAAATCTATAAATGTATTACAACAGGATCCATTTTCCTTCAGCCGACCTAGATTGCTGTTACAGATTTTCCCATAGGCAGATCACACAAAGGGCAAGGAGGGCAACATAAGTGGGTTTTCCTTCAATATCACCTATGGCCCGTGATAGAATTAGTGATTGGAGCTGGGCAGGGCTTCAGATTCTAAGGGATAAATTCTCTGAAGAATATCTACATAGCACCTGGCAGTAACTTGTTAAAGGTAAGAGATCTATTCCAGAGATCATGCTGCAACTGCATTTCTAGGAAAAGATGTAGATATTTAAGATATTTCCAACATGTGCTATATGGTGCTCCCCATGCcccaaagcagggatctccaaccttggcaactttaagcctggtggacttcaactcccagagttgaaatccaccaggcttaaagttgccaaggttggggacccctgccccaaAGTATCTTTCCCCTTGAAGCCTAAGATGCTATGAAGCCGCTACTGGTTAGCTGGATAAACTATTAATTGTAAGAGCAAAGGATCCCAAGGAATTATAAGCAAAAGAAAGATACAAGTGGCTTGCATATTAGCTTCTCTCATTGAGGGCAGGAAGTGCCATTTCTACATATGGAGACAGGCTGGCATTCTCTTGCTAAAGCTACAAAAGAAATAGGATACTCTGAGGATGGAAAAACATGAAGGAAAGAAAGTTTCTAGAGGGAGCTTTTACCTTTTGATTCTCACATGTGAGATCTGCAATAAAATATGGCAAAATGCGTACTCGTTCAAAATCCAGCATACCCTCTTCCAAGAAAGAACATTTTATTCTACTTCTTCCTTAGTTTTCCATTCCCCTGCTCTCCCAAGAGTCACCATCAAATAGGTACAAAATAGGCTGTTTGGGAAATGGAACGTTTGGAAGAATCATCCATGCAGTCATTCAGAGAATGGTCTGAAACTTAACCTTCCAACCAAAAATGTCTCTTATCACAACAGGATAAATCACACTTGTTCAAGGGGATATAAAGGCACATTTCTTTTCCTATCAATCCCAGTTTCCATTCTGCCATTAAGTATAAGTtagatgacacacacacacccttataTTCCCCAAATCACTGCTTATCTGTTAAATGTGAATTATAGTGCTGACCTACCTTGGAGAGTTGTGGTGAGGATGCTATCGATCATCTTCTACCAACCAGGTACCTTGCAGATAAGGCAGGATTACAACCTCCAATGCATCTCCTTCTGGAGATGCCAGTTTGGGGAAGATTACTTTAAGTAAAGCACTGAGCACTTCCTAAAATCTGACTTAGATGCTAAAGAATTTCTATTACAATGCACTGCATTTTTTGTCTATAGATGGGGAAGATACACAGACCCTGCTATATGCATTTGCTGACTATTCCACTCACAGGTAACTTAACTAATTGCAAACCAAGAGGCTtctcagtttattttttttaaaaaaaggaaatggacaggacatgcatttttttttattttgacccAGTGGGTAACCTTGTAAGGCAGGCTATGGGAAGTATCGGCATGCCTGTTTCTGTAATACAGGGAAAGCTGTAGCTGATTGCATAACAATCTGAATTCCTTCTCTCTGCAAAGTAGTAGTTTAGAAACCAGCTGTTGGCTATATGCAACACATGGCGTCTCTGTGTCTCCAGAGGGAACAACCAGAATTTCTAGTACTGAATTGCTTCCAGATGTGAGAATTGAACTCTTTGAGCCTTTGCCTCCATTCCTGTCTCAGCAGAACTCCCTCAAGTGCTTCTATGGGGAAGCAGTGTCTAATGTTACAAGGACAAAGTTTGTGTATAGTTGTTATGAGGCTCCAGGCCTACTTTTTGGTGCTATATAAAACCTTCATCATTCTTGGTGCTAAAGAGACCTTTTTGatgcaaaatttgaaaaatattttgaatttgctGGGAGATACGCTGGGGATAACATAAAACAGGAAGGCCTATGGAATATATGGTGCTTTGTGGAAATCATCAAACAAtggtttgtgtgtatatgtgtgtatcttttaaatattaaaacttCTTGATTGCACTTTGAGTTGTCCTTTTCTTTGTTCCTATGACAAAGATTTTCTATTACAAGATTTTAGCATCCTTAGGAAGAGTACAAATATCACTTCTGgtggaaatatttctaaaatatagaTAAACCAGCACGCAGACTGATGGGAGATAGCCATTACACATACTGTGAAAAGCGTGTTTTTTGGCATGAGGAAAATGAGAATAATAAACAGTTTCCATTTGTCGTCAAACACCCCAAGGAAACCCCTTTTTGTGCACTGGCCTACCTTGCAGAAACTGAAAAGATGGAAAAGAGGACAATATAATTTGATTACCAGTTACTAAGAGTTATCTAGTTGGAAGCATCCTCAAATGTGGCTTGCTTTACCCAAGGCTCTGATCATGTGTAAAAATCTCTTTAAGTATTTGCCCTTTGGTAGTGTCAAGTGTCTACAAAAGGGGTGAAAAGGGATACAAAGGGAGAAATAAGTCCCTGAATGTTCCCACAACTACACACAGATGTAGTAAATTTGTGGTGAATTGGTATTTTGATTAGGAAAACTATTGGAAAAAAATCTAGTTTATGATTTtgtgtagattttttttcctcatagtagtagtagtaaaatgATAGTGTTCAGATATGCTCGGTTTTTGAGCACTTGTGCTCAAATTCAGCTACTGACCATTTGTGGGAAAGTCCTGAAAACACTGTCCTTAAATAAGATGCATGGAGAATCAGTGTTCTCTGTACTGCTTGTAAGTGCTGAAAAATATTCATCCCTTCACAGGTTGTAGGATGAAAATTTACTGAAAATTGGAGCTTTTATGTGAAAATGCAATGAATGTCCCACTTTCCTTTTCTTCAGCACATATTGAAATGAATATGCCTTTTCTAGGATTTTAACAAATCTCACTCCAAATTTATTGAAATTTATTGTCATGTACAACTCATATGTTATATTAAGACTTACAATCAATGTATTAAAtgtaagaaaataaaagattatGAAAACATGCttcattttaaaaagctttttctttcttttttagaaaaCCAAAATAGTCATAGGTTCCAGCTAAGAGTTGTGCTTTGTGTGAAATCAGATATGCTACTGGCAATCCTATTTTGTatgaatatttcttctttttacctATATAAAATAGGTAGAATAGAAGGTCTGATTTTAGCATCAAATATACATGCCTTTACTTGACTTGACTCCTTGACTTGACTGCCTGGAGGAATCCCTGCAGTATTTTTAGCAAGATTTCAGAATTAGTTTGCCATTACCTGTTTCCTAGGATTGACAGAGCAGTTGGCCCAAACTGgcttttccctttctccctcccccctctctcccaccaGAGTCTTGTAATTGAGGTGGCATtgtaaatgtataaaataaatgATATGGGATGGGATAAGATAATAGGTCAGTTCAACTGTCTTCAACATTCAAGAAGCTGAGCGTGTTATTTATGCAGGATGTCTTGACAAAATGTGTCTGGTGGTAGTATTTTGGCCCTAAATATTGTGTGGTTTCCTCTTACCTACAAGTTTTCATCTGATAAAATTCTACATACACAGAAgtagcttttgaaaaaaaatgcttcttggaACAGAGATGGTTGGGTTTTTACACTTAATATAGGCCAACCACGGCTATCTCAAGAACAGTCTGGACTGGCTGTCTTCTTCAAGTTACTTCATCCATCACTTCTAATAAGTCTGTTAGAAGATGGCGAGATCAGGGATCAGATGGAGTGAATGTAATATGCACAATACATGTGGCAGGATAGTAGTTCTCTTGTTAAAATCCATAATAGACCAGTTGTGAGTTCTAGCCAATAAGTTGAAGACTTGCTGCATTCTAGTATTGAGCTATAATGTAATTCTTAACTACAATTCCTACACATAGTATGAAGAATATATATGTGCAAGTACTCTTATGTTCCCATATAGTTGGAAGATAGAATCTAACTTTGGGTTGTGGAGCCAAAATATAACATTAGGATTAAATCAATTGATTTAATCACTAATTTCATTctagaagaaattaattgatagtTTTATATGTACCACATCCTTAGCCGTATTATTTATACATCAATTGCTATGTAACCCTAgaaatgttaataaataaatcatggttaACCACAAATAAAAGTGTAATGTGAACTGAACCTCAATGTTTTGGGATTATCAATCATTCAAACCAACTGTGAAGGACACCAAGTTCTGATGTTTTAGGCTAAATGTCTTTTGTGCCACTACCCTCTGTCTAAATATTATCCAATCTGTATTGATTAATAATAGGTCCTAAAGAGTTAGTGAAAAAACAGCATTGTATAATTtagattaaaattaaagttaaattaaaatattcctttTCTGAACTCTTTTGCTTCAGTAAAATTTGGAGTCCCATAGACAAGCTTTTTTATATTAAGAAtgtaaaaatatttgattaattctctTCTGCCTTAGTGTTATTTGGTCTTATATTCTATTACTAGTAATCAGTTCCAGATTCTTTGGGTAATTTTAACCTTCCTTATAAGATTTATTAACCTCCCACTCAGTAACAGTTTCTAAATGGGGGAAGTAATGACTTGACTCTTGTAATGCTCTTGTCTTTCAATACCAACTTGAAAGAATTGAAgttcaaaaattaaaatgaagtacAGTAACAACTTGTTTTAGAATCATATGGATTCTAAAAGGGTGTTCCATTATTTGGTACCCTGTTCCAAATACTGCAGCTGGTGATAATACAGTATGCATAAGAAGGGTCTTATCTATCCAGATCTGAGCCATTTAGTTCAATTAAactgccattttttatttttttattgccatttattttatttatttaaattgccaCACATACAgatttcagagaataattagaactgcagaaaaaataattactaccgacctgcctcccattgaggatctgtatactgcacgagtcaaaaagagggctgtgaaaatatttacagacccctcgcatcctggacataaactgtttcaactcctaccttcaaaacaacactatagagcactgcacatcagaacaactagacacaagaacagttttttcccaaacgccatcactctgctaaacaaatcattccctcaaaactgtcaaactagttactaagtgtctgcattactattaatcttctcatcgttcccatcaccaatctccttccacttatgactgtaacttaataacaacaacaacaacaacaacaacaacaacaacaacaacaacaacagagttggaagggaccttggaggtcttctagtccaaccccctgcccaggcaggaaaccatacaccatttcagacaaatggttacccaacgttttcttaaaaatttccagtgttggagcatttacaacttctgcaggcaagttgttccactgattaattgttctaactgtcaggaaatttctccttagttgcttctctccttgattagttttgatccattgcttcttgctctacccttaggtgctttggagaatagattgactccctcttctttgtggcaacccctgagatattggaacactgctatcatgtctcccctagtccttctttccattaaactagacatatcgagttcctgcaaccattcttcatatgttttagcctccagtcccctaatcatctttgttgctcttctctgcactctttctaaagtctcagcatcttttttacatcgtggcgaccaaaactgaaggcaatattccaagtgtggccttaccaaggcattaactcttcatgtgatcttgattctatccctctgtttatgcagcccagaactgtgttggcttttttagcagctgctgcacactgctggctcatatctaaatggttgtccactaggactccaagatcactgtcacagttactactatagagcaaggtaccacatatacggtacctgtgcattttgtttttttggtctaaatgtagaaccttacttttttcactgttgaatttcattttgttagatagcgcccaatattcaagtctgtcaagatccttctgtaacttgagcctatcttctggagtgttggctattcctgccagcttggtgtcatcttcaaatttgatgagttccccatctatcccctcgtccaagtcattgatgaagatgttgaagagtactgggcctaaaacagcgccttggagtactccacggcatacttccctccatgtggatgtagttccgttgaggactacacgttgagtgcggttggtcagccagttacgaatccatctggtggtggtgctgtctaacccacattttctactttatctagtagtaggttatggtctactttatcaaatgcttcactgaagtccaagtaaatctggatggggacgaacaggctccgattcaacccatccaagacggagtggctgtggatgccggcgtcccaggacagtcagcttactccatcgctgactgtggggggcgaatcgttagcccacagggaatcggtgcgcaatttaggcgttttcctggatgcacggctgtctttagaagaccatttgacagccgtcgccaggggagcttttcatcaggttcgcctgattcgccaattgcgcctttcCTGACCGGGAcgcattatgcacggtcactcatgccctcgtcacttcctgtctggattactacaatgctctctacatggggctccccttgaggagcacccggaggctccaactggtgcagaatgcggccgcgcgggggattgagggagctcctcgtagctcccatgtaacacctctcctgcgcaggctgcattggttgccggtggtcttctgggtgcgcttcaggtgttggttatcacctttaaagcgctccatggcattggaccgggatatttacgggaccgcctgctgccaacagttacctcccattgtccgatacgtccagtgcgcgcccacagggagggtcttcttagggtgccgtcggctagtcaatgttggctggcagcccccaggggaagggcattctctgtgggggccccggctttatggaatgagctgccagtgggactccagacctttaagcgcgagctcaagactttcttttttcaccaagcggggctggcctgattaattttagtatgggggttttagtgggttttaatagggttttactaaggttttagttttgataaattttagctaatattttaagttacagcgattgaatcaattttttaaacttgatattttattttaaatttgttgggattcttgtcgttttattggctgtacaccgccctgggtcttcggagaagggcggtataaaaatatgaataaataaataaattatatcgacagcattcctctggtctacgaattttgtcactttgtcaaagaattcaataagattagtctggcatgatctgtttttgacaaatccatgttggcttttggttattactttgtttgcttctaggtgttcagtgattcgttgcttgattatcttttccagaatcttccctggtattgaggttaggctgataggtctgtagtttcctggatctgtttttttttcctttgttgaagaagcaactttgttgcttgtatccttatgactgtttccctatgactatcattaagtgttgtaccttatgattcctgatgaatgtatcttttcttttatgtacaccgagagcgtatgcaccaagacaaattccttgtgtgtccaatcacacttggccaataaaaaattctattccatttatgACTTTATAGTAAAATTTCTCAACATTAAGATGAGTagactttagctcccagaattccccagccagcatgctttagagcagggatgtcaaactggtggcccatggaatggaggcacaggccacgcccactccagcacCATGaaggaaaaacattgtgaaacatcacatgacggcaatgtgacaccatgcgtttgacacctgtgctttagAGTGATCtctttcagaagagattggacaaccttttgtccgaaatgatatagggttgccTGAATGAGCAGGAGCTTGGACtaggaagatctccaaggtcccttccaactctgttattctgatcatATTCAGGACCAGCTTTTTCAACTGTTGCAACTTTTCTGGTGATTTGTGGTTTCCACACCAATTTAAAGAAGCCAGTGAGAAAACACCAGGTAAGCAAATTGTGTGCAACTAAAAGCATAGTGGTATACCACACCCAGATGTAGGTCTCTTTATTACGGGAACAAAAACACATCACCACATATTCGTCAATAAAAGGAAAGTGAAAGATCCTCCAttaatcttcctttttctcttagtTTATTTTCTAAATCCTGCCTAACAAAATAGGTAATTTTTTCCTTTCATATCTGGGGAGTATATCTTTTCTCATCCTCTCATCTGTCCTcctatcttctcctattggtttcttatgatttatcaattaTTGTTTATTATGATTTGCTGTTTATATGTACTCTGTGAGTTTATGCACCAgggtcaaattccttgtgtgtccaatcacacttgccagtaaagaattctatgattctataagaAGTTCAAAACAACTATACTTTTCTCTGTTGCCCACCTTGTATTCTACTTCCACCTAGTCTTGTACTATGTTTCCCACTTTAGCCATGCAGGTTAGAAGATCGTCAAATAGGTAGGTGCCTTCCCCCCAATGTCATCATCACATCCACAAAGGGAAAATTGCTCTAGAACTGCTCTAGAATTTTCAGGGACAAATCTAGCCAATATGTCACTCTTTTATTATTCCCAAATTACTGCATAGATGTCTTAGTAGCAAAAGCAAACCAAGAACATGCTATCTTTCA includes the following:
- the C1QTNF6 gene encoding complement C1q tumor necrosis factor-related protein 6 isoform X1; translated protein: MKALQISMPLAFLVLPFFVLGAPGEELGRQEVPTNLNGCKRCCDSLDVPGSSEASLGTDRPQALPFVMPEVRPYINITILKAFFPVLLSTGEKGDQGESGVPGKWGKEGPPGDRGPQGPKGSKGQMGAPGDPCKHQYAAFSVGRKKALHSNEGYQALIFDTVFVNLYSHFDMFKGKFYCYVAGLYFFSLNVHTWNFKETYMHVMRNDQEEVILYAQPSDRSIMQSQSLMLELRENDEVWVRLYKRQRDNAIYSDDVDIYITFSGYLIKPSLE
- the C1QTNF6 gene encoding complement C1q tumor necrosis factor-related protein 6 isoform X2 yields the protein MKALQISMPLAFLVLPFFVLGAPGEELGRQEVPTNLNGCKRCCDSLDVPGSSEASLGTDRPQALPFVMPEVRPYINITILKGEKGDQGESGVPGKWGKEGPPGDRGPQGPKGSKGQMGAPGDPCKHQYAAFSVGRKKALHSNEGYQALIFDTVFVNLYSHFDMFKGKFYCYVAGLYFFSLNVHTWNFKETYMHVMRNDQEEVILYAQPSDRSIMQSQSLMLELRENDEVWVRLYKRQRDNAIYSDDVDIYITFSGYLIKPSLE